In the Prosthecomicrobium sp. N25 genome, one interval contains:
- the phnK gene encoding phosphonate C-P lyase system protein PhnK, producing the protein MTEDLPLLSARSLGKRYGHRVGCEGVTFDLYPGEVLAVVGESGSGKSTLLSVLSTRLEPTAGRVEYRMRDGVMRDVFLLNEAERRLLMRTDWGFVHQDPREGLRMAVSAGGNVGERLMAVGERHYGRIRATAEDWLARVEIDVSRIDDAPRTYSGGMRQRLQIARNLVTAPRLVFMDEPTGGLDVSVQARLLDLLRGLVADLGLAVVIVTHDLAVARLLSHRIMVMRQGRVIETGLTDQVLDDPREAYTQLLVSSVLA; encoded by the coding sequence ATGACTGAAGATCTGCCGCTCCTGTCCGCCCGCAGCCTCGGCAAGCGCTACGGTCACCGCGTCGGCTGCGAAGGGGTGACCTTCGACCTCTACCCCGGCGAGGTGCTCGCCGTGGTCGGCGAATCCGGCTCCGGCAAGTCGACCCTGCTCTCCGTGCTCTCCACGCGCCTGGAGCCGACCGCCGGCCGCGTCGAGTACCGCATGCGCGACGGGGTGATGCGGGACGTCTTCCTGCTCAACGAGGCGGAGCGCCGGCTCCTGATGCGCACCGACTGGGGCTTCGTGCACCAGGATCCGCGCGAAGGCCTGCGCATGGCGGTGTCGGCCGGTGGCAACGTGGGCGAACGCCTGATGGCCGTCGGCGAGCGTCACTACGGCCGCATCCGCGCGACCGCGGAGGATTGGCTCGCCCGCGTCGAGATCGACGTCTCGCGCATCGACGATGCCCCGCGCACCTATTCGGGCGGCATGCGCCAGCGCCTGCAGATCGCCCGCAACCTGGTCACCGCGCCGCGCCTCGTCTTCATGGACGAGCCGACGGGCGGCCTCGACGTCTCCGTGCAGGCGCGCCTGCTCGACCTCCTGCGCGGGCTCGTCGCCGACCTCGGCCTGGCGGTCGTCATCGTCACCCACGACCTCGCGGTCGCTCGCCTCCTGTCGCATCGGATCATGGTCATGCGCCAGGGACGCGTGATCGAGACCGGCCTTACCGACCAGGTGCTGGACGACCCGCGCGAGGCCTACACGCAGCTCCTCGTCTCCTCGGTGCTCGCATGA
- the phnL gene encoding phosphonate C-P lyase system protein PhnL — protein sequence MTALIRLDGVSKTFTMHLQGGKRLPVVAGVSLAVEPGECVVLGGPSGAGKSSILKMIYGNYRCDAGRILVGRPGDAVDVASAEPRRIVGLRRTTLGYVSQFLRTIPRVSALDLVAAAAREQGIPTEDAMARARRLLSRLNVPERLWSLPPATFSGGEQQRVNIARGFVGDHAALLLDEPTASLDALNRAAVVALIEEKKAQGVALLGIFHDEDVRDQVADRILDVTRFAVPAAA from the coding sequence ATGACCGCGCTGATCCGCCTCGACGGCGTCTCGAAGACCTTCACCATGCACCTGCAGGGCGGGAAGCGCCTGCCCGTGGTGGCCGGCGTCTCCCTCGCGGTCGAGCCGGGCGAATGCGTCGTGCTCGGGGGGCCCTCCGGCGCCGGCAAGTCGTCGATCCTCAAGATGATCTACGGCAACTATCGCTGCGATGCGGGACGTATCCTGGTCGGCCGTCCCGGCGACGCCGTCGACGTGGCCTCGGCCGAGCCGCGCCGGATCGTCGGCCTGCGCCGGACGACTCTCGGCTACGTCAGCCAGTTCCTCCGCACCATCCCGCGCGTCTCCGCCCTCGATCTGGTCGCCGCCGCCGCGCGGGAGCAGGGTATCCCGACCGAGGACGCCATGGCCCGGGCACGCCGCCTGCTGAGCCGCCTCAACGTGCCCGAGCGTCTCTGGTCCCTGCCGCCCGCGACCTTCTCGGGCGGTGAGCAGCAGCGGGTCAACATCGCCCGGGGTTTCGTGGGCGACCATGCCGCCCTGCTCCTCGACGAGCCGACCGCCTCGCTCGACGCCCTGAACCGCGCCGCCGTCGTGGCCCTGATCGAGGAGAAGAAGGCGCAAGGCGTCGCCCTCCTCGGGATCTTCCACGACGAGGACGTGCGCGACCAAGTCGCCGACCGGATCCTCGACGTCACCCGCTTCGCCGTGCCCGCAGCCGCCTGA
- a CDS encoding alpha-D-ribose 1-methylphosphonate 5-triphosphate diphosphatase: MLKRTTPAESSASIALAARRIVLRDREIAGTVVISHGMITDVEEGRLDAQAIDCGDDVLIPGLVELHTDHLEPHYSPRPKVFWRPLSAVFAYDAQIAASGITTVFDSLRAGSDGDRHSLGAGLIALGEAIEEAKATGLLRADHHTHLRCEICSPDVIDMATAFVDRFDVRLMSLMDHTPGMRQFRDEDKLRDYYRGKSSKSEAELDAYMAGRKDMHARFAATHRRGLVDLAKRNGIAMASHDDTTLDHVRESLADGVAVAEFPTTMEAARASHDSGLAVLMGAPNVVRGGSHSGNVSALDLAAAGVLDILSSDYVPTSLIEGAFRLAAVPAMGGLPGAIRTVTWGPAHATGLHDRGEIAPGRRGDLVRVAMVGGHPVAREVYRLGRRIC; this comes from the coding sequence ATGCTGAAGAGAACGACTCCCGCCGAGTCCAGCGCCAGCATCGCCCTGGCGGCCCGCCGCATCGTCCTGCGTGACCGGGAGATCGCCGGGACCGTGGTGATCTCGCACGGCATGATCACCGACGTCGAGGAAGGGCGACTGGATGCCCAGGCGATCGACTGCGGCGACGACGTCCTCATTCCCGGCCTCGTCGAGCTGCACACGGATCATCTCGAGCCCCACTACTCTCCCCGCCCGAAGGTCTTCTGGCGCCCGCTCTCCGCCGTCTTCGCCTACGACGCCCAAATCGCCGCGTCGGGCATCACCACGGTCTTCGACAGCCTGAGGGCCGGTTCGGACGGGGACCGGCACTCCCTCGGTGCCGGGCTGATCGCCCTGGGCGAAGCGATCGAAGAGGCGAAGGCGACCGGCCTTCTGCGCGCCGACCACCACACCCACCTGCGTTGCGAAATCTGCTCGCCGGACGTGATCGACATGGCGACCGCCTTCGTCGACCGCTTCGACGTCCGCCTCATGTCTCTCATGGACCACACGCCGGGGATGCGGCAGTTCCGCGACGAGGACAAGCTGCGGGACTACTACCGTGGCAAGAGCTCCAAGTCGGAGGCTGAACTCGACGCCTACATGGCGGGCCGGAAGGACATGCACGCCCGCTTCGCGGCAACGCACCGCCGCGGCCTCGTGGACCTGGCGAAGCGGAACGGCATCGCCATGGCGAGCCACGACGACACCACGCTCGATCATGTCCGGGAGTCCCTGGCGGACGGCGTGGCGGTCGCCGAGTTTCCGACCACCATGGAGGCGGCCCGCGCCTCCCACGACTCCGGTCTCGCCGTCCTGATGGGAGCACCCAACGTGGTGCGGGGCGGCTCCCATTCCGGCAACGTATCGGCCCTCGATCTGGCAGCCGCCGGCGTCCTCGACATCCTGTCGTCCGACTACGTCCCGACCAGCCTCATAGAGGGCGCTTTCCGGCTCGCGGCCGTTCCGGCCATGGGCGGTCTGCCGGGCGCGATCCGCACTGTGACCTGGGGCCCGGCGCATGCGACGGGCCTGCACGACCGCGGGGAGATCGCGCCGGGGCGGCGCGGGGATCTCGTGCGCGTCGCGATGGTCGGAGGGCATCCGGTCGCGCGCGAAGTCTATCGGTTGGGCCGGCGGATCTGTTGA
- a CDS encoding DUF3419 family protein, with the protein MNAAVGVTRAMSAKNLLDRLFAWAFTDLVYAQIWEDPVVDMHALGLRPGLHMVAIASGGCNVLSYLAREQLRITAVDLNPAHVAYGRLRKAAAQVIRDYPTFAGLVTGTAGRANREIYAAHLRERLDPETRAWWESRGRLRMLEDNPFRYGLLGRFIRASHGLARLYGVDPRAMLRARTRDEQIRIFETHLAPLFDRAVLRWLASRSVSLYGLGIPSAQYEVLACGRPMADVLRERLRRLACDHDLADNYFARQAFGLRYEGGEPPPYLDPQSFPRLQANAAGLEILNRSYTDHLRTLSPASVDRYVLLDAQDWMNDRQLAELWGEITRTARPGARVIFRTAAEPTILPGRVPHEILTRWTYQQTLSEHLHGRDRSAIYGGFHLYVFGQGPGEEGDAP; encoded by the coding sequence TTGAACGCTGCCGTCGGCGTGACCCGAGCCATGTCGGCGAAGAACTTGCTGGACCGGCTCTTTGCATGGGCCTTCACAGACCTGGTCTATGCCCAGATCTGGGAGGATCCGGTCGTCGACATGCACGCCCTCGGCCTGCGACCGGGGCTCCATATGGTCGCGATCGCATCCGGCGGCTGCAACGTGCTCTCGTATCTGGCGCGCGAACAGCTGCGCATCACGGCGGTCGACCTGAATCCGGCCCACGTGGCCTACGGGCGTCTGCGCAAGGCCGCCGCCCAGGTCATTCGCGACTACCCCACCTTCGCCGGGCTCGTCACCGGGACCGCGGGCCGGGCCAATCGCGAGATCTACGCCGCACATCTGCGGGAACGCCTGGACCCGGAGACCCGCGCCTGGTGGGAGTCCCGAGGCCGCCTCCGCATGCTCGAGGACAACCCGTTTCGATACGGGCTGCTCGGCCGCTTCATCCGAGCCTCGCATGGCCTTGCGCGGCTCTACGGCGTCGACCCGCGGGCGATGCTGCGGGCGAGAACCCGCGACGAGCAGATCCGCATCTTCGAGACCCACCTGGCGCCGCTTTTCGACCGGGCCGTCCTGCGCTGGCTCGCGTCGCGTTCGGTCTCCCTGTACGGCCTCGGGATACCCTCGGCACAGTATGAAGTTCTGGCCTGCGGCAGGCCCATGGCGGATGTTCTGCGCGAGCGCCTCCGCCGCCTGGCCTGCGACCACGACCTGGCCGACAACTACTTTGCCCGCCAGGCCTTCGGCCTGCGCTACGAGGGCGGTGAGCCGCCGCCCTACCTGGATCCGCAATCCTTCCCTCGCCTGCAGGCGAATGCGGCAGGCCTCGAGATCCTCAACAGATCCTACACGGACCACCTGAGGACGCTGTCTCCGGCCAGCGTGGATCGTTACGTGCTTCTCGACGCGCAGGACTGGATGAACGACCGCCAACTCGCGGAACTCTGGGGCGAGATCACCCGGACGGCTCGCCCGGGTGCCCGCGTGATCTTCCGCACGGCTGCCGAGCCGACGATCCTGCCCGGCCGCGTTCCCCACGAGATCCTGACCCGCTGGACCTACCAGCAAACGTTGTCCGAGCACCTGCACGGCCGGGACCGCTCGGCCATCTACGGTGGCTTTCATCTCTATGTATTCGGCCAAGGTCCGGGCGAAGAGGGGGACGCTCCATGA
- a CDS encoding class I SAM-dependent methyltransferase has product MTVAANTDHASLMDRMYRHQRYFYDPTRKYYLLGRDKLLRSMDPPQGGSVLEIGCGTGRNLVLLGQLRPDLKLHGLDVSAVMLQTAGDRVARAKLTSRVRLATADASRADPRRVFRCDGFDRVFFSYTLSMIPDWQSALALGVDALSPGGELHIVDFGGQSGLPRLFRSGLSGWLRLFHVAPRPVEFYRELRSLARPLRAGVDQKQPYLGYAWSAVLRRPGLGAAI; this is encoded by the coding sequence ATGACAGTCGCGGCAAATACCGACCACGCCTCCCTGATGGATCGGATGTACCGCCACCAACGGTACTTCTATGACCCGACCCGCAAGTATTACCTGCTCGGCCGCGACAAGCTGCTGCGGTCGATGGATCCGCCGCAGGGTGGTTCGGTGCTGGAAATCGGCTGCGGCACCGGACGCAATCTCGTCCTGCTCGGGCAGCTGCGGCCCGATCTCAAGCTCCATGGCCTGGATGTCTCGGCGGTGATGCTGCAGACCGCGGGCGACCGCGTCGCCCGAGCGAAGCTGACCTCGCGTGTTCGACTGGCAACGGCCGACGCCTCGCGGGCCGACCCGCGCCGGGTGTTCCGGTGCGACGGCTTCGACCGCGTCTTCTTCTCCTACACGCTGTCGATGATCCCGGACTGGCAGTCGGCCCTCGCGCTCGGCGTCGACGCTCTGTCGCCGGGTGGCGAACTCCACATCGTCGACTTCGGAGGGCAGTCCGGCTTGCCCAGGCTCTTCCGTTCGGGGCTGTCCGGCTGGCTCCGGCTTTTCCACGTGGCCCCACGCCCGGTCGAATTCTATCGCGAACTGCGGTCCCTCGCGCGGCCCCTCCGCGCCGGCGTCGACCAGAAGCAGCCCTATCTTGGCTATGCCTGGTCGGCCGTCCTGCGCCGTCCCGGTCTCGGAGCGGCCATCTGA
- a CDS encoding UDP-2,3-diacylglucosamine diphosphatase, whose protein sequence is MLDRPRPHEPDEAEPLPRRVRALFLSDVHLGARACQADLLLDFLRYHDAERIYLVGDIVDGWKLRRTWYWPQSHNDVVQKLLRKGRKGAEIVYLPGNHDEFLRDYLDGQFGSVLVLDRAVHEALDGRRYLVLHGDQFDLVVRNMRWLAFFGDKAYDLAIWANTWLNALRRRFGFGYWSLSAWAKSKVKNAVNFIGAFEDVLSEAARSAGADGVICGHIHHAVIRDIGRCRYINTGDWVESCTAIVETHEGRFELIRWTKRTGSEWDSDVLGQAAMLRTVLDVA, encoded by the coding sequence ATGCTCGATCGGCCGAGACCGCACGAGCCGGACGAAGCGGAGCCCCTCCCGCGCCGAGTCCGGGCTTTGTTCCTGTCCGACGTGCACCTGGGAGCCAGGGCCTGCCAGGCCGACCTGCTTCTGGATTTCCTGCGCTACCACGATGCCGAGCGCATCTACCTCGTGGGAGACATCGTCGACGGCTGGAAGCTGCGCCGCACCTGGTATTGGCCGCAGAGCCACAACGACGTGGTGCAGAAGCTGTTGCGCAAGGGGCGGAAGGGGGCCGAGATCGTCTATCTGCCCGGCAATCACGACGAGTTCCTGCGTGACTACCTGGACGGTCAGTTCGGCAGCGTGCTGGTGCTCGATCGGGCGGTGCACGAGGCCCTGGACGGCCGTCGCTATCTCGTCCTGCACGGGGATCAGTTCGACCTCGTCGTTCGCAACATGCGCTGGCTGGCCTTCTTCGGCGACAAGGCCTACGACCTGGCCATATGGGCCAACACATGGCTGAACGCCCTGAGGCGACGCTTCGGTTTCGGGTACTGGTCGCTCTCCGCCTGGGCCAAATCGAAGGTGAAGAACGCCGTAAACTTCATCGGCGCCTTCGAGGACGTCTTGTCGGAGGCGGCCCGCTCGGCCGGAGCGGACGGCGTCATCTGCGGCCACATCCACCATGCCGTGATCCGGGACATCGGCCGCTGCCGCTACATCAACACCGGGGACTGGGTGGAGAGCTGTACCGCCATCGTGGAAACGCACGAGGGCCGGTTCGAACTGATCCGTTGGACGAAGCGTACCGGATCGGAGTGGGATTCCGATGTGCTCGGTCAGGCGGCCATGCTGCGGACAGTCCTGGACGTTGCATGA
- a CDS encoding glycosyltransferase family 4 protein, whose protein sequence is MKVLIATDAWHPQINGVVRTLERLVETLDRLGVAAEVVSPQGRPSLPCPGYPEIRLGAISAASVADRFRRSGATDLHVATEGPVGLAARRASRHLALGFSTSFHTRFAEYLAARVPVPIDWTYAWLRRFHNAGLSCMVATESLRQILAARGFLRLDPWSRGVDLDRFRPVPGALPHVPRPVFLSVGRVAVEKNLPAFLDLDLPGTKVVVGDGPALPALKAAYPSVVFTGSATGDALAALYSAADVFVFPSVTDTFGNVILEALACGVPIAAFPVMGPVDILGGSRAGVIDRDLRAAALGALRLSRDCARAHAARFTWEASARQFVTNLEHVRRRAGARP, encoded by the coding sequence ATGAAGGTCCTCATCGCTACCGACGCCTGGCATCCGCAGATCAACGGGGTGGTCCGCACTCTGGAGCGCCTCGTCGAGACGCTGGACCGGCTGGGCGTGGCGGCGGAGGTCGTCTCGCCCCAGGGTCGCCCCTCGCTCCCCTGTCCGGGCTACCCGGAGATCAGACTGGGGGCGATATCGGCCGCCTCGGTCGCCGATCGATTCCGGCGGTCGGGCGCCACCGACCTCCACGTGGCGACGGAGGGCCCCGTCGGCCTGGCGGCCCGTCGGGCCTCTCGCCACCTCGCGCTCGGCTTCTCGACCTCGTTCCACACCCGCTTCGCGGAGTATCTGGCGGCCCGCGTCCCCGTTCCGATCGATTGGACCTACGCCTGGCTCCGGCGCTTCCACAATGCCGGGCTCTCCTGCATGGTGGCGACAGAGAGCCTCCGACAGATCCTGGCCGCTCGCGGGTTCCTTCGGCTCGACCCGTGGTCGCGGGGCGTGGATCTCGATCGGTTCCGGCCCGTCCCCGGCGCTCTGCCCCATGTGCCGCGACCCGTCTTTCTGTCCGTCGGCCGGGTCGCGGTGGAGAAGAACCTGCCGGCCTTCCTGGACCTCGACCTGCCCGGGACGAAGGTCGTGGTCGGTGACGGGCCGGCGCTCCCGGCGCTCAAGGCGGCCTACCCCTCGGTTGTTTTCACAGGTTCGGCCACCGGGGACGCGCTCGCGGCGCTTTACAGCGCGGCGGATGTCTTCGTCTTTCCCTCGGTGACGGACACCTTCGGCAACGTCATCCTCGAGGCGCTCGCCTGCGGTGTGCCGATCGCAGCCTTCCCCGTGATGGGCCCGGTGGACATCCTGGGCGGCTCGCGCGCGGGCGTGATCGATCGCGACCTGCGAGCCGCCGCCCTCGGTGCCCTTCGGTTGTCCCGGGACTGCGCAAGGGCGCATGCGGCACGCTTCACCTGGGAAGCCTCGGCGCGGCAGTTCGTCACGAACCTCGAACATGTGCGCCGGCGGGCGGGCGCGCGGCCGTGA